One region of Polaribacter pectinis genomic DNA includes:
- a CDS encoding Crp/Fnr family transcriptional regulator has product MSKCEQCIVRQFNTLKHLSKDELLRISACKTSLVIKKGESIFEEGEHLNGVFCIKNGVCKVSKMSENGRNQIISLVKRGDILGERSLVSDEVANLKAVALSDMEICFVPKEEIIKDLEKNPDFTMAVLKNMASMLKSADNVIVDMAQKTVKQRLAETLINLKERFDLNEDGIIDVQLSREDIANIIGTATESAIRLLSELKKKQIIEFRGKEIKILDESALEKIAQGF; this is encoded by the coding sequence ATGAGCAAATGTGAACAGTGTATTGTTCGTCAATTTAACACTTTAAAACATCTTTCTAAAGATGAACTATTGCGTATTTCTGCTTGTAAAACTTCTTTGGTTATTAAAAAAGGAGAATCTATTTTTGAAGAAGGTGAGCATTTAAATGGTGTCTTCTGTATAAAAAACGGTGTTTGTAAAGTCTCAAAAATGAGCGAGAATGGAAGAAATCAAATTATTAGTTTAGTAAAAAGAGGCGATATATTAGGTGAAAGAAGTTTAGTTTCTGATGAAGTTGCAAACTTAAAAGCTGTTGCTTTAAGTGATATGGAGATTTGTTTTGTTCCAAAAGAAGAAATAATTAAAGATTTAGAAAAAAACCCTGACTTTACAATGGCAGTTTTAAAAAATATGGCTAGCATGCTTAAATCTGCAGATAATGTTATTGTAGATATGGCTCAAAAAACCGTAAAACAACGTTTAGCAGAAACTCTTATAAACCTAAAAGAAAGGTTTGATCTTAACGAAGATGGTATAATAGATGTTCAGCTTTCTAGAGAAGACATCGCTAATATTATTGGAACTGCAACTGAATCTGCAATTCGTTTATTGTCTGAATTAAAGAAGAAACAAATTATTGAATTTCGTGGGAAAGAAATCAAAATTTTAGATGAATCAGCTTTAGAAAAAATTGCACAAGGCTTTTAA